A genomic window from Solanum stenotomum isolate F172 chromosome 10, ASM1918654v1, whole genome shotgun sequence includes:
- the LOC125843272 gene encoding polyphenol oxidase E, chloroplastic-like produces the protein MASSFSINSICLSLDDQSSKTLTTTTLSSFFAKPYSPRLLKRRRSQSFHVSCNANEHDQNIKANIDRRNVLLGLGGLYSASNLAPLAFASPIPPPDLKSCSKATKTGSKDLVEYSCCPPTPKDLNNIPYYNLPPMSKLRKRPVAQDVTKEYIAKYQLATKRMKELDKDDPRSFMQQANIHCAYCNGAYKFGDEVLQVHQSWLFFPFHRWYLYFYERILGKLINDPTFALPYWNWDHPKGMRLPPMFDRENTPLYDARRNPHVRNGTIIDFSSPRDEVTTDVGQTVTNNLTLMYRSMITNAACPLQFFGARYVLGDNDSKGQGTIENIPHTPVHIWAGTVRNTDLGGGKLSLGEDMGNFYSAALDPVFYCHHANVDRMWKVWNGLGGKRRDIIDTDWLNSEFFFYDENKNPYRVRVGDCLDTKKMGYDYAPAAIPWINCRPTRKGREGKVDVTNIKPANKVFPIANLNKPISFSINRPNTSRSQKDKDEKEEVLIFKGLKYDTSKYIRFDVFLNEDEDVNTDELDKVEFAGSYVNLPHVHAHNKKNDSDEMFQLGITELLEDIELEDDDTITVTVVPKTGGDVISIQSVAIELLDG, from the coding sequence ATggcttcttcattttccattaaTTCTATCTGTTTAAGTCTTGATGACCAGAGTAGCAAAACTCTCACTACTACAACACTCTCATCATTCTTTGCAAAACCTTATTCTCCGCGTTTGTTGAAGAGAAGGCGTAGTCAAAGTTTCCACGTCTCATGCAATGCTAATGAGCACGACCAAAATATTAAAGCAAATATCGATAGGAGAAATGTGCTTCTTGGTTTAGGAGGGCTCTATAGTGCTTCCAATCTTGCACCATTAGCCTTTGCTTCTCCTATACCGCCGCCTGATCTGAAATCATGTAGTAAAGCCACAAAAACGGGGAGTAAAGATCTAGTAGAATATAGTTGTTGCCCTCCTACACCAAAGGACTTGAACAACATTCCATATTACAATCTTCCTCCCATGTCTAAGCTCCGTAAACGTCCTGTTGCTCAAGACGTGACTAAGGAATATATTGCTAAGTACCAATTGGCAACTAAAAGAATGAAGGAACTAGACAAAGACGATCCTCGTTCATTCATGCAACAAGCCAACATTCATTGTGCTTATTGCAATGGTGCTTACAAATTCGGTGATGAAGTTTTACAAGTTCATCAATCATGGCTTTTCTTTCCGTTCCATAGATGGTACTTATATTTCTACGAGAGAATATTGGGAAAACTCATCAATGATCCAACTTTCGCTTTACCTTATTGGAATTGGGACCATCCAAAAGGTATGCGTTTACCTCCCATGTTCGATCGTGAAAATACTCCCCTTTATGATGCAAGACGTAATCCACACGTCCGTAATGGAACCATAATCGATTTTAGTTCTCCTAGAGACGAAGTTACTACTGATGTTGGACAAACGGTGACTAACAACTTAACGTTAATGTACCGTTCAATGATAACTAATGCTGCATGCCCTTTGCAATTCTTTGGTGCTCGTTACGTCCTTGGGGATAACGATTCCAAAGGTCAGGGAACTATTGAAAACATCCCTCATACTCCGGTCCACATTTGGGCTGGTACTGTAAGAAATACGGATTTGGGTGGTGGTAAACTGTCATTAGGTGAAGATATGGGTAATTTCTACTCAGCCGCTTTAGACCCGGTTTTCTATTGCCACCACGCCAATGTGGACCGTATGTGGAAAGTATGGAATGGATTAGGCGGGAAAAGAAGGGATATCATAGATACAGATTGGTTGAACTCTGAATTCTTTTTCTATGATGAAAACAAAAACCCTTACCGTGTGAGGGTAGGAGACTGTTTGGATACGAAGAAGATGGGTTATGATTACGCGCCAGCAGCCATCCCATGGATCAACTGTAGGCCAACAAGAAAGGGACGAGAAGGAAAAGTGGATGTAACAAACATCAAGCCAGCAAACAAAGTATTCCCAATTGCTAATCTCAACAAACCCATTTCGTTTTCCATCAATAGGCCGAATACGTCAAGGAGTCAAAAGGATAAAGACGAAAAAGAAGAGGTGCTAATATTCAAGGGTTTAAAGTATGATACTAGCAAATATATAAGATTTGATGTGTTCCTGAACGAGGATGAAGATGTGAATACAGATGAACTTGATAAGGTGGAGTTCGCGGGGAGCTATGTCAACTTGCCTCACGTTCATGCACataataagaaaaatgattCTGATGAGATGTTTCAGCTAGGCATTACTGAACTGTTAGAGGACATTGAACTGGAAGATGACGATACCATTACGGTAACTGTGGTTCCTAAAACGGGTGGAGATGTGATCTCCATCCAAAGTGTGGCTATTGAATTGCTCGATGGTTAA